The Brassica oleracea var. oleracea cultivar TO1000 chromosome C7, BOL, whole genome shotgun sequence sequence GGAGAAGTCCAAGCTACGGACGCAGGTCAATGCTGCTGCTTCCTTTACTTTCTTATTGGTTATAGCTTCTCTGGATGTATTAGTTGACCTTGTCCTTTTTTTGGTTTCAGGAGTTAAAGCCCTCGTGCAAGATCTCCTCCTCCTCCAAGGCGCCGCAGCCCTTCACCTCCTCCTGCACGTGGCCGCAGCTACAGTAGATCTCCACCTCCGTACAGAAGGCGTGAGGAACTGCCTTATACTAATGGGTAAAACTTATTTTTGTCTTCTTGATGTCAATATAATACAACGTTTTGTTCACATGCATGCATCTTGATTCGACCTATTGCTTCCCCTGTGGTGGATGTGGGCTCATTCAACTTATGTTCTTGTTTCTGCAGAAACGGACTGAAAGATAGACGCCGAAGCCGAAGCCGGAGCTGAGAGTTTTTACTGAGAAACTGAGATGATGACGAAGTACACTACTTAGCTTTAGGAGATTAAGAGAAGGACTGGATTGGTTTGCATTTTAACATAATGTTTAGTGTTGGAATTTTCTGATAATAAAGACCTATGCGTCTCTCTTTTTTTGAAGTTAATGTTGATCCCAAACGTAGACAACACCTGGCCATGTTTTCAAGTTCGCAAGTGACTAAAAATAATCGTAAACCAAATGATAAATGAGAACATGGTTTTGGCATGACCACCACAAATAATGAAAGCCTAGGAAAGCTGAAGAGACAAGAGCATGATCCTAGTTCGGTCCCATCCTTCACTTCCACATCATTCCACTTTTGTCTGCCGACACTTCTTTTTGCTCCACGTTTCTTCACTCTCACCGACAATAAGATGAGAGGTGATCAGAATCCACAAACCGTCTCTCTTTTGCTTGTTACATTTTTGTCAGAAAAAAAAACTAGTTCTAGTTAGTTAGTTATTTACAGTTATGATCTCTTTCCTCAAAAGTTTGAGCTTAGAGTTTACAAAAAGTCTCTGCAGTTGATTAAAACATGGATCTTGTACTAGTTCTCAAGACAAAAGCTCCTTTTAACTGCCAACAACATGTTTAAACTTTACAGACATTGTATACTTTGTATGAATCTCTGGCTCACACAGTACCTAACAAATTGAGTAATCATACAAACATGAAAATAAATTAATGGCCTACCACCACTATGGTTCCAACAATCTCATTACAGAGGATACCATCGAACATAAAAGCTTCTCTGGATTTTTCTCAGCTCATCTGCTCGCCAATGAGGTCAAGACCCACCAGAAGAAATGTGACACCTTGGAACAACAAGAAGTAGAAATGCACTCCTTGAGCTGCCAACAGACTCCTAACCGCTGCAGTGAGCAACAGAAACGCTAACGCAAGCTCTTTGTGGAATATCTTGTTGGTTTTCTTGACAGGTTTCTTTTGTTTCTGCTCTTCAAGTTGGTTCAGCTCCAAAAGCTCACTGTCCGAAACCCCTCTAAGCAACTGGCTTTTCTTGTCTAGCGTCTCTTTCTCGGTGATAGATAAAAGATCCGACTCTGATGACCTTCCAGCTTTCTTTGTGACAACCCACTCGTAAGAGCTACCTAACTGGAATAACCCTGATACCATTGCGTTGAACTTGGTGACAGACATTGTGTTCTCGAACAAGAGGTAAGGGACGATGAAAGGGAACGATTTTGGAGATGGAAGAAGGTTGAGGAAAGACATGAAGACAGGTATGTAGCAGATGACCCAAACGGGGAGCTCAGCTTCTGGTACAAACATGGTTAGTGGAAGGATTATGCAGAACAATGTGAAGGAGTAGAAAGGAAGTATGAGTTTCCTTAGAAGGAAAAAGAGAAGTATCAGATTAGCCTTCTTCCATATAGCTATCTGCAAGAACAAAGACTGATTAAAAAACTTTCATCTAGTGAAGGAGAAAAGAGTTTGTAATGTACACTTACCTTAGAGGTCAAGATTGAACCAAGACACAAGCGAAAAAGCTGCATAGGTCCTGAATGCCAACGGTGTTGTTGCTTCTTATATGCTTCGTATGACTCAGGAACTTCACAAAGGACCTGTAAATGGTTTTCACACCAGCTTAATAAAATGGTTACATGAATAGGCCTACGATTGATGAGTAGTAAGTACCTTGACATCGTTAAGATATATGAACTTCCATCCATGGAGATGAGCACGGACAGCTATATCCATATCCTCAACAGTGGTTCTTTCAAGCCAGCCACCAGATTCTTCAAGGGCTTTGATTCTCCAAACACCAGCCGTTCCATTGAAACCAAAGAAGTTCAAGAACACACCGCTCACTTGCTGCTCAACCTCAAAGTGAAAACAAAGGTTGATGTTCTGAAGACGAGTCAGCAAATTCTCGTCTTTGTTCACAAATGTCCACCTAGCTTGAACCAAACCTAACTCCGGGTTATCCTGAACACACCAATCACATCATCAACAAAGTTAGAAACCTCTCCACTTTGATAGAAACAGATGTTAAGTTACCAACAACCTTGAAATGTGGAACTGTGAGTTTGAGGAAGTCTGGATTAGGTTGGAAGTCAGCATCAAATATAGCTACAAACTCGTATGCTTCCACGTAATCACAGCTCATAGCTGACTTGAGGTTACCAGCTTTATATCCGGTTCTAACCAAACGATGCCTGTAGATTATATTGACTCCCTTTTGACTCCATTTAGCAACCTCAGCTTTAATCAGCTGCTGGATGCTTTCATCGTTTGAATCATCAAGAACCTGAACTAGGATTCGATCTTTTGGCCAATCTAGTTGACACACAGCAGATATAGATTGTTCATACACCTGAAAACAAGAAGAAGATCAAAGAGAGTTAAAGATACAAAGGTCAAAGATTGGTAACATACCTCTCTCTCATTACACATGGGAATCTGAACAAGAACCATTGGATACACATAACCACATCCCTCAGCATCATACGGTTCCTCATCAAACCTCGGCTTAATCTTCTTAAACTTGATCCAGAAACATCCCAAGCAAAGAATCAAACGGTCTACCGACTGTATAAGGAACAGCACAATACAAAACTTGGAGAGAGATTTTATCAGTGGAGCAATATAATCAGCTCTAAACCCCAACCAACCAACATAGACGAGATGAAGCAAGCTCTGGATCTCAAGCGTGCTAGTGGGGATGTGGTTTTCGAAGTAATGCCATCCTCTCAAGTAAGCAACAGTCTCGAACGCGAGAATCAGCAAGGAGAGAGTTAAGAAGAGCTTAATAGCTGAGAAAAGCCACCTGTCTCTTCCCAACCTCTCGGAGCCAAGCGGGTGAGTGAAGCTGAGGCGTTTCTTGATTGAGGCGAGGAGAGACCAGAAGACGGTGGCGAGCCAAGTGAGACATCCAACGGCTCTGTGAGCTTTGAGAAGGAGGACCCAAGTGACTTGCTTTGCGTTCTTGCGGCCTCTGCTCTTCTCCACCGGTCTGAAGGCTGAGTCTGGACCTTCGATTTCGACCACTGAGTAGTTTGGGTTCTCCATTTTGACAACGACTGGTGTTCCTTTCCTCGTGTCTTTCGCCCACCAATCTGAAAAATCCAACCTTGGAGCCATCTTATCTTCCAACAACGGAGAAGGAAAGTAGTTGAGTTTCTTAATGTGGTAAGGATCTTAAACACAGACCCAAATCTCAAAATGGGAGATTAAGCAAAACCCATTTCAGGAAACTCGAGATGGAGAGTGAATCTTCGAGAAAGGAGCGAACTTTGGATAGATAATGGAAGAAATAGTAAAACCCAGATCCCAGAAATTGGAAATCTAGAGACTGGTTTTTATATATAAACCAGACAAAGAAGCATACACAGCTCAATGCTCATTTAAAGTTTGGACCTTTTTTAAGAGAATGACAGAAGAGAGAGAAATGGGTTGGTGAGAGAGAGAGGAGTGACTCAGAGAGGAGAGAGAGAGAGAGAGTAATTAAATGCTTGGCTTTCAGAGAGAGAGAAGAAAGGTATATGTGAACTGTGAAGCTTGTAAGATCTGTCTTACAGTTTTCATGTGTGTGTTAGTGTGTTAAGCTACTTGTTTGATGGCTTCAAGCATGCAAATTCATCCCCTTTTTACCACTCTCATGTAACTTTCAACAGCACTTGGCATGTCACTGATCCTACTCTAAAAATAAAATTATTTTATAAAAAAATATAACAGTTAATGTTTTCTCTATAGGAAAACTTTTAGACAGTACTGGATGGTTGAAGACAAATTCAAATTTGTGAGAGCAACTACTTAAATTGGCAGAAGTAAGATAGTTTCAAGTGAATTACTCAAGTGTGTTCTTCTCACCGCTTCGCCTATGTGCTCCCCATGTCATTTTCCATGTGCTTTCATCAATCTTTCATTTTTTATATACATCCCTTTATTTCAGTAACCAACTGTCATCAAATTTAGAATTTTGACGGGAATGTTAGGAAGACGATACATTATAGTGGGTGACTATTATGATCAGGATGACTTTTAAGCTTTTTATATGTTTCTTTTAACGTGTGCTATTTGATGAAAATGGTATATTGTAAATACCTTAAACTATTATAAGTCCATGCCATAATCTTGAAACAGTTAGATGCAACTTAATCAACTATATTATTTCTCCAAAAAAAATTAATCAACTATATATATTTTATTTTATTTTTTACCAAAAAACTATATATTTTTTATACTTGTGATTTGTGATTTTGGAGATGTTATTAGTGGTAAATAGTTAGGAGGGAAACATTTAGTTGGTGGTTTGCTTTTTTATACTATTAATTGACGGTATCTAACCATCAAAACGGAGGGTCGAGTGTTGACTAAACTAGCAAGAAACTTTTAATATATTGCCGCTAATCATGGCGTGTTTTTTTTTTTGTAAAACAAAACAAAAAATTAAGTGGTGTGTCTTTGACAAGAAAAGAAAAGGTATGTTTAAACAAAAAAAAAAAAAAAAAAAAGGTATGATTCACCGTTCAGCAGATGGATAATCACAGTTGTTTTCTATTTGAAAAATCGGAAAGTGTCAACCAACTACTAGGTTACGCGAGTTACTTGTCGGTGGTGCTATTCACACATGTAGAACTCTGGAAGATAAGGATAGTTTTTCGCATTTTTTAAAGTTTTATTTTACTAGACACTACCTGACGTTTTACAAAAGTATTACAATATTTTTTTTAATTATATGTTTAAATGTAATTAATTTGGGTGGATTTTAAAAAAAAGAAGATTGGTTAGTTATACGTGTTTATTATGCTTTGCTTGGACCATCTATACACAAATCAATAGTCATAATACATTAGTTGAAAACTTTTTTAATGAACTACTGTTTTGGTATGGATTTTAATTTGAAATGCATAAATTAAGATGATCGCCTATGTTTTGATGTATATTTATTAGTGAGAACTTTTCAATTATGATATTCTTTGAACTATGTTATTATTTCATTCCACATGTATACACTCTCTACTTTATCGATATTTATTATAATCTAACAATACTAAAAGCTGGAAATACTCAACAAAACAGGTATGCACGTAGGATCAAAAAATCAACCAATAGAAAAAAATTTTTTGCCACGTCAGCACTACTCCAAAACCTAATGTTCTTCGTTCATTGTTGATCGTCTCCGACTATTGAACTTCGTCGTCATCGTTTCAGTTTTCTGTGATTTCACCTCCTCTGCTAATCATTTGTAACGTTTGTCTCCTACTTCTAATACTCGTTAATATCCACTATTACCGCATCAATCGAAAGATGTGGAACTGTTGTGTTTCCCTCACTGCAACACCCTATATATATACCTTCTTCACGCTTATATGTTCTTCACCTGATTAGCCAACTATATGGCCCGTTGCAACCAAGCAAGATATGGATTCCTTGCAAAACTACGAAGGTTATCTCCCTTACAAATTTGATGATATTTAAAGTCTTCATTTAGAGTTTTGTTAGACCGTGTTAATGTTGTTCATGTATTTTTGTATGATTTGTTAGGCAAAACAAGGCTGAAGTACGGGATGAGATTGTACCAGGAAGTGAGGGAGCTGAGTCAAATCGCTGAGGATAATCGGCAACTATACTGGTTTAAGAACAAGCTAACAAAACAGAACAAGCACGCCAAAGAGCTTGAGGAATCTTTGGGAATTTTGAGACAGAGCATGAAGATGCAGCATGCGCAGAACAGAGAAGAGGTGTTTTAATCTCGAAAATACACACTATGTATTGAATTCCTACTGGTAATCTTTTTAAAATTTTTTTTTTAAAAAAACCCTTGATGGTTTGAAGATGGATTACATGACAGTTTTTCCAAAGCTTAAAACAGACAGATGCATGTTAAAAGAGACGCAAAGGAACATAATTTCCAGAGGCTCCAACAGCAGGAGCATGCTAAAGTTGTTGATATAAGCAAGAGGTACGCATACATACCTACATAAATCCTGTGCTACTGGTGAAAACTAAATTCTTCTGATTTGATCTTCTTCAGGGCTTAGGAGTTCTCTAGCTTCATAAAGTTTCAAGAGAAAGAGATGAAAACGTTTATGGAGGAGAGGGAGAAGAAGATGGCAGAGATGAACAAGAGATATTTCGAGAAGATGCTTGATCTAGAGAGGGAATATGATGTCTTTGGAGCTGTTCATGATCAAGAACGGCTTAACGATGCAGATGACGCAGACTACTAGCTTTCATGTTGTGCTTTTGATATGTTTGTGAATCTGTGGAGTTTTTTTTATTGCAAACCTAATGGAAGGTCCCTTTATATTCTTTGCAGTGGTTATAAGTAGAACAACAGTAGCCGAAAAGCAGAGGGATACAACTTCATATCGACAGGTCGAGACATTGAAGCAGAAGCTAATGAAACTGATAAAAGAGAATAATTTCCTTAAACGAAAACTATCTTCTTCATAGAAGACCCAAAAACACATACTGCTCGGTAAAACAAAAACTTGATAGTCAAACAAGAAACNNNNNNNNNNNNNNNNNNNNNNNNNNNNNNNNNNNNNNNNNNNNNNNNNNNNNNNNNNNNNNNNNNNNNNNNNNNNNNNNNNNNNNNNNNNNNNNNNNNNNNNNNNNNNNNNNNNNNNNNNNNNNNNNNNNNNNNNNNNNNNNNNNNNNNNNNNNNNNNNNNNNNNNNNNNNNNNNNNNNNNNNNNNNNNNNNNNNNNNNNNNNNNNNNNNNNNNNNNNNNNNNNNNNNNNNNNNNNNNNNNNNNNNNNNNNNNNNNNNNNNNNNNNNNNNNNNNNNNNNNNNNNNNNNNNNNNNNNNNNNNNNNNNNNNNNNNNNNNNNNNNNNNNNNNNNNNNNNNNNNNNNNNNNNNNNNNNNNNNNNNNNNNNNNNNNNNNNNNNNNNNNNNNNNNNNNNNNNNNNNNNNNNNNNNNNNNNNNNNNNNNNNNNNNNNNNNNNNNNNNNNNNNNNNNNNNNNNNNNNNNNNNNNNNNNNNNNNNNNNNNNNNNNN is a genomic window containing:
- the LOC106306899 gene encoding probable xyloglucan glycosyltransferase 5; the protein is MAPRLDFSDWWAKDTRKGTPVVVKMENPNYSVVEIEGPDSAFRPVEKSRGRKNAKQVTWVLLLKAHRAVGCLTWLATVFWSLLASIKKRLSFTHPLGSERLGRDRWLFSAIKLFLTLSLLILAFETVAYLRGWHYFENHIPTSTLEIQSLLHLVYVGWLGFRADYIAPLIKSLSKFCIVLFLIQSVDRLILCLGCFWIKFKKIKPRFDEEPYDAEGCGYVYPMVLVQIPMCNEREVYEQSISAVCQLDWPKDRILVQVLDDSNDESIQQLIKAEVAKWSQKGVNIIYRHRLVRTGYKAGNLKSAMSCDYVEAYEFVAIFDADFQPNPDFLKLTVPHFKDNPELGLVQARWTFVNKDENLLTRLQNINLCFHFEVEQQVSGVFLNFFGFNGTAGVWRIKALEESGGWLERTTVEDMDIAVRAHLHGWKFIYLNDVKVLCEVPESYEAYKKQQHRWHSGPMQLFRLCLGSILTSKIAIWKKANLILLFFLLRKLILPFYSFTLFCIILPLTMFVPEAELPVWVICYIPVFMSFLNLLPSPKSFPFIVPYLLFENTMSVTKFNAMVSGLFQLGSSYEWVVTKKAGRSSESDLLSITEKETLDKKSQLLRGVSDSELLELNQLEEQKQKKPVKKTNKIFHKELALAFLLLTAAVRSLLAAQGVHFYFLLFQGVTFLLVGLDLIGEQMS